Proteins co-encoded in one Haladaptatus sp. ZSTT2 genomic window:
- a CDS encoding class II fumarate hydratase, translating to MSDQEFRTERDSLGEMQVPADAYWGAQTQRAIQNFPISGISFGRRFVRALGVVKKAAAQANKDLDMIPADKADAIIEAADEVIAGELDDQFPVDVFQTGSGTSSNMNANEVIANRATEIYGGEIGSREIHPNDHVNFGQSSNDVIPTAMHVAAYEAVEKDLRPALEQLRDALAAKEEEFDDVVKTGRTHLQDATPVRLGQEFGGYRTQVEKGLVRLDNIGPHLAELALGGTAVGTGLNTHPEFPEKAAQYIATETRLAFREADNHFEAQAAHDAMGEAHGALRTIAGSLNKIANDLRLLASGPRNGLGEIDQPENQPGSSIMPGKINPVVAEAVNQVHKQVVGNDAAVAAGAAEGQIDLNLYKPVLAYNFLQSAELLANSSAVFAERFVAKLEADREHCANQVEQSMALATALNPQIGYDKASDVAKTALKEGKTVRQVTLEKGYLTEDEVDKVLEPIKMTERGILSKDD from the coding sequence ATGAGTGACCAGGAGTTCAGGACCGAACGCGACAGTCTCGGAGAGATGCAGGTACCGGCAGACGCGTACTGGGGTGCCCAGACCCAGCGCGCGATTCAGAACTTCCCCATCTCGGGAATTTCCTTCGGGCGACGGTTCGTCCGCGCGCTCGGCGTCGTGAAAAAGGCCGCCGCCCAGGCAAACAAGGACCTCGACATGATCCCCGCGGACAAAGCCGACGCCATCATCGAGGCCGCAGACGAGGTCATCGCGGGCGAACTGGACGACCAGTTCCCCGTCGACGTATTCCAGACCGGCTCTGGTACGTCCTCGAACATGAACGCAAACGAGGTCATCGCCAACCGCGCCACCGAGATTTACGGCGGCGAAATCGGTTCTCGAGAGATTCACCCGAACGACCACGTCAACTTCGGCCAGTCCTCTAACGACGTGATTCCGACGGCGATGCACGTCGCCGCCTACGAAGCCGTCGAGAAGGACCTCCGTCCGGCGCTCGAACAGCTCCGCGACGCCCTCGCCGCGAAAGAAGAAGAGTTCGACGACGTCGTGAAAACCGGCCGCACCCACCTGCAGGACGCGACGCCGGTTCGTCTCGGTCAGGAGTTCGGCGGCTACCGCACGCAGGTCGAAAAGGGACTCGTCCGTCTCGACAACATCGGCCCGCACCTCGCTGAACTCGCCCTCGGTGGCACGGCCGTCGGCACGGGACTCAACACGCACCCAGAGTTCCCGGAGAAAGCCGCGCAGTACATCGCAACGGAGACCCGCCTCGCCTTCCGCGAAGCCGACAATCACTTCGAAGCACAGGCCGCCCACGACGCGATGGGCGAAGCACACGGCGCGCTGCGCACCATCGCAGGCTCTCTGAACAAGATTGCAAACGACCTGCGCCTGCTCGCCTCCGGGCCGCGCAACGGCCTTGGTGAAATCGACCAACCGGAGAACCAGCCCGGCTCGTCGATTATGCCCGGCAAAATCAACCCGGTGGTCGCAGAGGCCGTCAATCAGGTGCACAAGCAGGTCGTCGGCAACGACGCAGCCGTCGCCGCGGGAGCCGCAGAGGGACAGATTGACCTGAACCTCTACAAACCGGTGCTCGCCTACAACTTCCTCCAATCCGCAGAACTCCTCGCAAACTCGTCTGCGGTGTTCGCAGAGCGCTTCGTCGCCAAACTCGAAGCCGACCGCGAACACTGTGCAAACCAGGTCGAACAGAGCATGGCACTCGCTACGGCGCTCAACCCACAGATTGGCTACGACAAGGCCTCTGACGTGGCGAAAACGGCACTCAAAGAAGGCAAGACCGTCCGACAGGTCACGCTCGAAAAGGGCTACCTCACCGAAGACGAGGTCGATAAAGTGCTCGAACCAATCAAGATGACCGAGCGCGGCATCCTGAGCAAGGACGACTAA
- a CDS encoding BolA family protein, giving the protein MDLTVIERLIEEEIEGAEATVSDPRNDGEHLAALVVSPAFEGKTLVQQHQMVYDALSEHMTTDIHALELKTYTPEEYDARQ; this is encoded by the coding sequence ATGGACCTCACAGTAATCGAGCGACTCATCGAGGAGGAAATCGAGGGTGCAGAGGCGACCGTGAGCGACCCACGAAACGATGGCGAACATCTCGCCGCGCTGGTCGTCTCCCCGGCGTTCGAGGGGAAAACGCTCGTCCAGCAACACCAGATGGTGTACGACGCGCTCTCAGAGCACATGACAACGGACATCCACGCGCTCGAACTGAAAACGTACACACCGGAAGAGTACGACGCCCGCCAGTAG
- a CDS encoding RDD family protein: MKRPTPQLGTETDTLGARIVAWIIDAILMGLITGALVAPLNIFGNARVTLGGSIGLLLTLAYFIYMEATYGQTFGKRLMKIVVVKEDGGPTDMEASLIRNVLRLVDNFPFIYLVGLLFIWFSDRDQRLGDMLADTVVVRVDSQA; the protein is encoded by the coding sequence ATGAAACGGCCAACGCCGCAATTGGGCACCGAAACGGATACCTTGGGCGCACGAATTGTCGCCTGGATTATCGACGCGATTCTCATGGGACTTATCACCGGTGCGCTCGTCGCACCGCTCAACATCTTCGGGAATGCGCGCGTGACGCTTGGCGGGTCGATTGGCCTGCTCTTGACGCTCGCGTACTTCATCTACATGGAGGCCACCTACGGCCAGACGTTCGGGAAACGGCTCATGAAAATCGTCGTCGTGAAAGAAGATGGCGGGCCAACCGACATGGAGGCGTCACTGATTCGCAACGTCCTCCGGCTGGTGGATAACTTTCCCTTCATCTACCTCGTTGGCCTGCTGTTCATCTGGTTCAGTGACCGCGACCAACGCCTTGGCGACATGCTCGCAGATACGGTGGTCGTGAGAGTAGACTCACAGGCATAG
- the fen gene encoding flap endonuclease-1 encodes MGNADLRQLAAIEDIPFEKLKGSVVAVDAHNWLYRYLTTTVKWTRDEVYTTSEGAEVANLIGVIQGLPKFFENDLTPVMVFDGAITDFKEAEIEARREQKQKAEKAAEEARERGDAIEAARQEARTIRLTDTIHETTRTLFELLDVPVIEAPAEGEAQAAYMARNGDVDYVGSEDYDTLLLGAPYTLRQLTSKGDPELMDLAATLEKHDITWEQLVDIGILMGTDFNEGISGIGPKTAVKLVKEHGDLWAVLEAKDEYIEHADIIRGLFLEPDVTDDYAFNTDISPDLKAAKAYVTETWEIPADEVARGFERIEASVVQTGLDRWT; translated from the coding sequence ATGGGAAACGCAGACCTCCGCCAACTTGCGGCCATTGAGGACATCCCCTTCGAGAAACTGAAGGGCTCCGTCGTGGCCGTTGACGCCCACAACTGGCTGTATCGCTACCTCACGACGACGGTCAAATGGACACGCGACGAGGTGTACACCACGAGCGAGGGCGCGGAAGTCGCAAATCTGATAGGCGTGATTCAAGGACTGCCCAAGTTCTTCGAGAACGACCTGACGCCGGTGATGGTGTTCGACGGCGCGATTACCGACTTCAAAGAGGCTGAAATCGAAGCGCGCCGCGAACAGAAACAGAAGGCCGAGAAAGCCGCAGAAGAGGCCAGAGAGCGCGGTGACGCCATCGAGGCGGCCCGACAGGAAGCCCGCACGATTCGGCTCACCGACACCATCCACGAGACGACGCGAACGCTGTTCGAACTGCTCGACGTGCCGGTCATCGAAGCGCCCGCAGAGGGCGAGGCACAGGCCGCCTACATGGCGCGAAACGGCGACGTAGATTACGTGGGTAGCGAGGACTACGACACGCTGTTGCTCGGCGCGCCGTACACGCTTCGCCAGCTCACGAGCAAGGGCGACCCCGAGTTGATGGATTTGGCGGCGACGCTGGAAAAACACGACATCACATGGGAGCAGTTGGTCGACATTGGCATCCTCATGGGCACCGATTTCAACGAGGGCATCTCGGGAATTGGCCCGAAAACCGCCGTCAAGTTGGTCAAAGAACACGGCGACCTCTGGGCGGTGCTGGAGGCGAAAGACGAGTACATCGAACACGCAGACATCATCCGCGGGCTGTTTCTCGAACCCGACGTGACCGATGACTACGCGTTCAATACGGACATCTCGCCTGATCTGAAAGCGGCGAAAGCGTACGTCACCGAAACGTGGGAAATCCCAGCAGACGAGGTTGCCCGCGGCTTCGAACGCATCGAAGCGTCGGTGGTTCAGACCGGCCTCGACCGATGGACCTGA
- a CDS encoding cold-shock protein codes for MATGKVTFFHDRKGYGFIETDDYDDDVFFHMEDIGGPDLEEGQELEFDVVETDNGPRAQNVKRL; via the coding sequence ATGGCTACAGGCAAAGTGACCTTCTTCCACGACCGGAAGGGGTACGGATTTATCGAGACCGACGATTACGACGACGATGTGTTCTTCCACATGGAAGACATCGGCGGCCCCGACTTAGAAGAGGGTCAGGAGCTTGAGTTCGACGTGGTCGAAACGGACAACGGTCCTCGCGCACAGAACGTAAAGCGGCTGTAA
- a CDS encoding GNAT family N-acetyltransferase — protein sequence MEYAVLGWPPDGPKLRLDYRQFSYAGKFVMSNTGKAVAREDEELLGALAFNEDRTDETTLWLRYVTVRGDRRGEGIGASLVSFVTEVAHERGYETVKIAVNNPFAYEAVWKARFGYTGEQTGIAELVCAHPGTRTQARYQDGLDVYRAREGLSAEERSFLARKAAAQPPK from the coding sequence ATGGAGTACGCGGTGCTCGGCTGGCCGCCCGATGGCCCGAAACTCAGACTCGATTATCGTCAGTTTTCGTATGCTGGAAAGTTCGTCATGTCGAACACCGGGAAGGCCGTCGCCCGTGAGGATGAGGAACTGCTCGGCGCTCTCGCGTTCAACGAAGACCGAACCGACGAGACAACGCTCTGGCTCCGGTACGTGACGGTCAGAGGCGACCGCCGCGGTGAGGGTATCGGCGCATCGCTCGTTTCGTTCGTGACCGAGGTCGCCCACGAGCGCGGGTACGAAACCGTCAAAATCGCGGTTAACAACCCGTTTGCGTACGAAGCCGTCTGGAAAGCAAGGTTTGGCTACACGGGTGAGCAAACGGGGATTGCAGAACTCGTCTGTGCGCACCCCGGCACGCGGACCCAAGCACGATATCAGGACGGACTCGACGTGTATCGAGCGCGCGAGGGATTGTCGGCTGAAGAACGCTCGTTTCTGGCGCGCAAAGCCGCGGCTCAGCCGCCAAAATAA
- a CDS encoding class I SAM-dependent methyltransferase: MGHGRDVTLFDRFASAYERAMPAADRATLEAGLSRATRPIERVLDVGGGTGRASRALTATERIVVDAARGMLVEARTHGLDVAQGDATRLPVATDSVDAVVIVDALHHMPNHRSVVREAARVVRPGGVVVIREFNPETLRGGALVALERLVGFDSTFDTPHELAGLVKAAGLEPTVPETGFGYTIVGVATENDSPIIEER, from the coding sequence ATGGGACACGGCCGCGACGTCACGCTGTTCGACCGGTTTGCCAGTGCGTACGAACGGGCGATGCCCGCAGCAGATAGGGCCACGCTCGAAGCCGGGTTGTCTCGCGCCACTCGCCCCATAGAGCGCGTCCTCGACGTGGGTGGCGGCACCGGGCGGGCGTCGCGGGCGCTCACAGCGACAGAGAGAATCGTCGTTGACGCCGCGAGAGGGATGCTCGTGGAGGCGCGCACACACGGCCTCGACGTGGCACAGGGCGATGCAACGCGCTTGCCAGTCGCCACCGACAGCGTGGATGCGGTGGTCATCGTAGACGCCCTCCACCATATGCCGAACCATCGGTCGGTCGTCCGTGAAGCTGCGCGCGTCGTGCGCCCCGGCGGCGTGGTTGTCATCCGTGAGTTCAACCCCGAAACGCTGCGCGGTGGGGCGCTCGTCGCACTCGAACGTCTCGTCGGCTTCGATTCGACGTTCGACACGCCACACGAACTCGCGGGACTGGTGAAAGCGGCGGGTCTCGAACCAACTGTTCCAGAGACCGGCTTTGGCTACACCATCGTCGGCGTGGCGACCGAAAACGATTCGCCCATTATCGAGGAGCGATGA
- a CDS encoding DUF3054 domain-containing protein, producing MSDTASARVAVTPRTALLALGDVALITLFVFLGQMEHGTQGLLMTTSPFLLGWLFLAPLAGLYDGRRRDLKATIGRTAGAWVGAALIGQALRATEFFPGGFAIAFVIVSILVGLVLLVPFRTAVAYTS from the coding sequence ATGAGTGACACCGCCTCCGCTCGTGTCGCTGTAACGCCGCGTACCGCACTGCTCGCGCTCGGTGATGTCGCGCTCATCACGCTGTTCGTCTTTCTCGGGCAGATGGAACACGGCACGCAAGGCCTCCTCATGACGACTTCCCCGTTTTTACTGGGCTGGCTTTTCCTCGCGCCCCTCGCGGGCCTCTACGACGGTCGCCGTCGTGACCTCAAAGCCACAATCGGTCGAACCGCCGGCGCGTGGGTGGGCGCGGCGCTCATCGGACAGGCGCTCCGTGCGACAGAATTTTTCCCCGGTGGGTTCGCCATCGCGTTCGTCATCGTCTCGATTCTCGTCGGCCTCGTGTTGCTCGTCCCGTTCCGGACGGCCGTGGCCTACACGTCCTGA
- a CDS encoding MFS transporter, with amino-acid sequence MNHNDRSIVGLVMVAHAMVHTYELSVPILLLIWMAEFGVNEATISLVVSAGFALFGLGALPGGVLVDRFGSGPLITACLLGMGGSFLLLGLAPNLLVVAAALLLWGLAASVYHPSGLALISRGVTERGSAFAYHGMAGNLGIALGPLITSLLLLVYDWRIVVGLLAIPAGAAALYAARVNVDERAAVSADGGKNAESEPISSVSEFVEESRALFVGGFALVLTVAMMSGLYYRGSLTFLPALITEFLGFDGATVTVAGFAFDIARDELSRYVYSGLLMVGVIGQYTGGKLTDRFPVEYGILFGFGALALIALLIVPAASAGVIPFLLIGVALGFTLFLVQPIYQASIAEYSPAEARGLSYGYTYLFVFGVGAIGGVIAGTLLTYFSPMVLFTVLAGFGAIGSTLGFVLIRRSQDV; translated from the coding sequence GTGAACCATAACGACCGGTCTATCGTTGGGCTCGTGATGGTCGCCCACGCGATGGTCCACACCTACGAACTCTCGGTTCCCATCCTGTTGCTCATCTGGATGGCAGAGTTCGGCGTGAACGAGGCCACCATCAGCCTCGTCGTCTCCGCTGGCTTTGCGCTGTTCGGCCTCGGCGCGCTTCCCGGTGGGGTGCTCGTCGATAGATTCGGCTCCGGCCCACTCATCACCGCCTGTTTGCTCGGGATGGGCGGCTCTTTCTTGCTTCTTGGTCTCGCGCCGAACCTGCTCGTCGTCGCCGCCGCGCTCTTGCTCTGGGGGCTCGCAGCGAGCGTGTATCACCCCTCCGGCCTCGCGCTCATCAGTCGTGGCGTCACCGAGCGCGGCAGCGCCTTTGCCTACCACGGCATGGCGGGCAACCTCGGCATCGCCCTCGGCCCACTCATCACCTCGCTGCTCTTGCTCGTCTACGATTGGCGCATCGTCGTCGGCCTACTTGCCATCCCCGCCGGGGCCGCCGCGCTCTACGCTGCGCGCGTCAACGTCGATGAGCGCGCTGCGGTCTCCGCAGACGGCGGCAAGAACGCAGAGAGCGAACCCATCTCATCGGTGTCTGAGTTCGTCGAAGAGTCGCGTGCGCTGTTCGTTGGCGGCTTCGCGCTCGTGCTCACGGTTGCCATGATGTCCGGCCTCTACTATCGTGGCTCGCTCACGTTCCTGCCTGCGCTCATCACCGAGTTCCTCGGCTTCGACGGCGCGACCGTCACCGTCGCTGGCTTCGCCTTCGACATCGCGCGCGATGAACTGAGCCGCTACGTCTACTCCGGGCTCCTCATGGTCGGGGTCATCGGCCAGTACACAGGCGGCAAGCTCACCGACCGCTTCCCCGTTGAGTACGGCATCCTGTTCGGGTTCGGCGCACTCGCGCTCATTGCGTTGCTCATCGTCCCTGCCGCGAGCGCGGGCGTCATCCCCTTCCTGCTTATCGGCGTTGCACTCGGCTTTACGCTGTTTCTCGTCCAGCCAATCTATCAGGCGTCCATTGCGGAGTACTCGCCCGCCGAGGCGCGGGGGCTCTCGTATGGCTACACCTACCTGTTTGTCTTCGGCGTGGGGGCGATTGGCGGCGTCATCGCCGGGACGCTGTTGACCTACTTCTCGCCGATGGTGCTGTTTACGGTGCTTGCAGGATTTGGCGCGATTGGCTCGACCCTCGGCTTCGTCCTCATCCGGCGGTCTCAGGACGTGTAG